One genomic region from Gammaproteobacteria bacterium encodes:
- a CDS encoding TauD/TfdA family dioxygenase → MSRNAITFTPVTPVIGANVDGIDLGNLSDSEFAVLYEGLMAYGALFFRDQDISIESHKLLGQRFGKLVAHPNDPGVDGHPEVMPIHADENSVRATGEEWHSDVSCDPLPPMGSIVRMHTVPETGGDTLFACMYAAYAALSEQMRALLDGLQAVHDGAPYYQRVNRLLDRDSGGRTYPRAEHPVIRTHPVTGRKALFVNKLFTQHIIGLPAGESRAILGFLFDHVSRPHFQCRFRWRRNSVAMWDNRCTQHHAIWDYWPATRSGYRVTIQGERPE, encoded by the coding sequence ATGAGTCGAAACGCCATCACCTTCACGCCGGTGACCCCCGTAATCGGCGCCAACGTCGACGGGATCGACCTCGGCAATCTCTCGGACTCCGAGTTCGCCGTTCTGTACGAGGGCCTCATGGCCTACGGGGCGCTCTTCTTCCGCGACCAGGACATCTCCATCGAGAGCCACAAGCTGCTGGGACAGCGCTTCGGCAAACTGGTCGCGCATCCCAACGACCCGGGGGTGGACGGCCATCCCGAGGTCATGCCGATCCACGCGGACGAGAACTCGGTGCGCGCGACCGGCGAGGAGTGGCACTCCGACGTGTCGTGCGACCCGCTCCCGCCCATGGGCTCGATCGTGCGCATGCACACCGTCCCCGAGACCGGCGGAGACACCCTGTTCGCCTGCATGTACGCCGCGTACGCAGCCCTCTCCGAGCAGATGCGGGCTCTGCTCGACGGCCTGCAGGCGGTGCACGACGGCGCGCCCTACTACCAGCGCGTGAATCGGCTGCTCGACCGCGACAGCGGAGGGCGCACCTACCCGCGGGCGGAGCACCCCGTCATCCGCACCCATCCCGTCACCGGCCGCAAGGCGCTCTTCGTCAACAAGCTGTTCACGCAGCACATCATCGGCCTTCCCGCCGGCGAGAGCCGGGCCATTCTCGGCTTCCTGTTCGACCATGTCAGCCGTCCTCACTTTCAGTGCCGCTTCCGCTGGCGGCGCAATTCGGTGGCCATGTGGGACAATCGGTGCACGCAGCATCACGCGATCTGGGACT